The Bifidobacterium animalis subsp. animalis ATCC 25527 genomic interval ACTCGCCGGCGTGAGTCACCAGACCGTGTCACGCGTGATCAACCATTCCCCCAACGTGGCGGAGGCGACTCGCGCGAAGGTGGAGCATGCCATTGCCGAACTCGGCTATCACCCCAGCAATTCCGCGCGCTCACTGGCGTCGAACCGCACGCGCACGGTTGGCATGATCGCCGGTGGCCAGCGTTTCTACGGCCCGGTGAGCGCATTGGCGTCCATTGAGGCGACCGCCCGCGCTCATGGCATGTTCGTTTCGGTGGCCATGGTGCATGAGGCCGAGTGCACGCAGCGGGAATTCGACGATCTGTGCGGCATGTTCATGCAGCAGGGCGTCGACGCGTTCATCTTCCTGACGCCCACTGACGAGATGTTCAAGGTGGCCTGCAAGTCGCAGGTGAGCCAGCCGTGCGTGATCATCACCTCGTCGCACGGCGGTGTGAGTGTGAGCGAGGGCCTGCGCATGTTCAACGCACGCCAGCGCAGGCGTGTCTCGTTGGTGGGCATAGACCAGTGGGTCGGCATGGCGTCGGTGATGCGGCTCATACGCAAGTACGGGCACCGCAACGTGCTGTTCTTCGCGGGGCCGGGGCAGTGGCGCGATGCCAGCACGCGCCTGATGGCATGGAACAAGCTGTGTGCGCAGAACAACGTGAATTCGGTGACGGTGCAGTGCGGCGATTGGGAATCCGCCGACGCCTACCGGCGTATGAACCATATTCTCGACAACATCGGTTCGAACGGCGGCCGCCTGCCCACTTGCGCGGTATGTTCGAACGACGTTATGGCGATCGGTGTGATCCGCGCATTGCTCGAGCACGGCGTGCGTGTGCCCGACGATATGAGCGTGACCGGGTTCGACGACATGCCCGGCATGAGCAATCTGTACCCGCCGCTGACCACGGTGAGGCAGGATTTCGACGACCTGGGCACGATGGCCATGAAGGAGGCGCTGTTCCTCATGGGGGAGGAGGCCGAGCCGGGTTACCCGAACTCACAGCATGGTGTGGGACTGGTGTCGGCGGACCTGATTGTGCGGCAGTCCGTGCGTGCGGCGCCGCGCAGGTGAGGGATGATCTGCGAAATACGAAGGTGGTCATGCACGGCTGTGCATGACCACCCACACGTGAGAGGATCGTGGATCAGTTTGCCAGATCGTTGCCCGCTTCGAACACATGCAGATCGGTGCGCATGAGTTCGCGGGTGTCGTCGGCGAAGAAGCCCTTGTCGGCCGGGAACGTGTCGGACTTCACACGGTCGGCGTTCACCCATTCGCCGAGCGTGTTTACGGTGACCTCGGGCAGGCCGATGCGGGAGGCGGCGACGAGCAGTTCATCGCGGTTGTTGTCGGTGTCGCTCATCTCGGAAAGACCGCGCAGGGCGTCGAGATTGTCTTGGAAATCCGCGATCTGCTTGTTGTCGAACAGCACCTGGTACCACTGGTACAGCGCTTCGCCGGTGCGGGTCATGTCTTCGGTGGTTTCCGCCATGCGGGTTCCTTTCATTGGTGCGCAATGTGCGCGTGACTCAATATGTTCACACGACATCGTAAACGTGTGCACATCGCATGCCGGGTGACTTCCGCCGCAGGTGTAACCCGGATGGCGGCAGGCGTGCCTACGACGACGGTCTTCCGGAACCGGCTTGGTTATTTGGATGAGGCCTGGTCTGAGGGGTCGGATTTCGTGTTCCAGCCGAGCACCGCGTTGACGCCGCAATACCCGGTGACCACAATGAGGCAGATGCTGAAGAGGATGTTCGACCAGCTGAACAGGTCGCCTGCCGCGTTGGCCTCCACGCACGTTTGGACGAGCCAGATTGCGCAGGCGATTGCAGTGAGGGCATAGAGTCGGGCTCGTGCCGCGGAATCGATTTTCATGGTGCTCCTCGCAGTTGGGTTGCGGTGAAGTGTTGCTGTTTTCGGGAAGGAGGGTCGCCTGCCACCGACCGACAGATTGATGGCAAGCGACCCTGATGATGGAGAGGAGGGAAGGAAAGAGGGATTTGGTTGGTTTGGGTGGGGCCGGAATGATTTACCGGCACCCACCCGAATGGGCATCAGCTCTTCTTGCGCTTCGTCATGATGTCGACGGCAACCGCACCGAGGAGCACGAGGCCTTTGATCGTCTTGACGATTGCGGTGTCGACGCCCATGATCGACAGGCCCTGGTTGATGACGCCCATGACGAGTGCGCCAACCACTGCGCCGGGAATGGTGCCGACGCCGCCGGTGACTGCCGTGCCGCCGATGAAGCAGGCTGCGATCGCATCCATCTCGAACTCCATGCCGGCTTGTGCGGTTGCCGAGGCGAGGCGGGAGAGCACGCAGACGGCTGCCACTGCCGAAAGGAAGCCCATATGCACGAAGAGTGTGAAATCGACGCGCTTCGTGTTGATGCCTGAGAGGATGGCCGCCTTGCGGTTGCCGCCCACGGCATAGACATGACGCCCGAACACCGTCTTCGTCAGAATGAAGTTGTAGATGAACACGAGCACCGCAAGAATGACGAGCATGATGGGAATGCCGCCTTGGGTCGCGTTGCCCGACAGTGCCAGCAGGTAGGTGACGAAGCCGATCAGCAGCGTCGCGATGACGATCTTCGTGACGGTCAGCGCCATCGGTTCGGGATTGAGGCCGGCCTTGGCGACCTTGGCACGCCGACGCAGCAAGCTCCACGCATACAGCGCGATGCAGATGATGCCGACGACTATGGTCAATCCGTCGAATGGACCCCACCAGCCGAGGATGTTCGGCAGGTAGTTACGTGCGATGCCGCGGAATTCCGGGGAGGTGACCGGAACGGATTCGCCGACGATGACCGTTGCGAGGCCACGGAAGATGAGCATGCCCGCCAGTGTGGTGATGAAGCCCGGGATGCCGACGTACGCCACCCAGAAGCCCTGCCAGCAGCCGATGACCAATCCGACGAGAAGCGAGATGAGAATGGCCAGCATCCAGTTGACGCCTTGTCGTTCCATCAATATCGCGCAGACACCGCCCACAAAGGCGACAATCGAACCGACGGACAAATCGATATGGGTGGCGATGATGACCATGACCATGCCGATTGCCAGAATGATCACGTAGGCGTTCTGCTGGATCAGAGAGACGAAGCTGTTCGGCTTCAACAGGACGCCATCGGTGAGGAACTGGAACACGAGCACGATGACGATCAGCGCGCCCACGATGCCGTATTGCTTTGAATTGTTGGCCAATGTGCTCAGGACGCCATTGCCCTTCGCATCCTTCTTCGGTGCCGGCGCCTTTGCCGGTGCTGGCGTTGCATTTGCGGTGGTCATGATGCAACAACCTCCTTCTCTTTCGTCATGCCTTTCATCAGGTATTCCTGTGTGAAGCCGTTCTTGTTCACGTTGTCGGTGACCACTCCCTGGCTCACGGTGTAGATGCGGTCGCAGATGCCGATCAGTTCCGGCAGCTCCGACGAGATCACGATGATCGCCTTGCCTTCATCGGCGAGCTTGTTGATGATTTCGTAGATCTCGTATTTGGCGCCGACGTCGATGCCGCGGGTGGGCTCGTCGAGGATCAGGATGTCGGGATTCGAGATCACCCATTTCGCGAGCACGACCTTCTGCTGGTTGCCGCCCGACAGGGTGCCGACATTGACGTCGATGTTGCTGCACTTGATGTGGAAGTCGTTGCGGTACTCCTCCACTTCGGTGCGTTCGCCGTTCTCGTCCATGATCCCGTGCGAGCTCATCTTGCCCAGCGAGGCGAGTGCCGCGTTCTCACGAATGTTCTGCAGCAGATTGAGGCCGTAGACCTTGCGGTCTTCCGTAGCGTACGCCAGCCCGGCATCGATCGCCGCCTGCACGTTCGGCAGATGCACCTCCTTGCCTTTGACGAACACCTTGCCGGAGATTCGCGATCCGTACGACTTGCCGAACACGCTCATCGCGAGCTCGGTGCGGCCTGCGCCCATGAGTCCCGCCAGGCCCACGATCTCTCCCGAATGCACGTTGATGTTCGCATGGTCGACGATGACGCGGTTCTGGTCGAGCGGGTGATGCACCGTCCAGTCCTCGATGCGCAGATATTCCTCGCCGCCGGCGTTCGACTCGTGGTATGGGTACAGATTCGTGAGGGACCTGCCGACCATCTTCCTGATCAGCTCGTCCTGGTCGAGCGGGGTCTCCGGCGTGATGAACATCTCACCGACCGTCGCCCCGTCGCGAATGATCGTCACGTTGTCGGCAATGTCGGCGATCTCGTTGAGCTTGTGGCTGATGATGATGCTCGTGACGCCTTGCTCGTCGCGCAGTTGGCGCACCAGATTCAACAGATGCGCCGAATCCTCGTCGTTCAAGGCCGCGGTGGGTTCGTCGAGGATCAGCAGCTTGACGTCCTTCGACAACGCTTTCGCGATTTCGACGAGCTGCTGCTTGCCCACGCCGATGTCCATGATCTTCGTGTCCGGATCTTCGGGCAGACCGACCTTCTCCAGCAGCGCCTTGGCCTTCGCACGCGTCTCGTCCCAGTCGATCATGCCGTGGGTAGCCTGTTCGTTGCCGATGAAGATGTTCTCCGCGATCGACAGGAACGGGCTCAGCGCGAGTTCCTGGTGGATGATGACGATGCCGTCGGCTTCGGAATCGTTGATGGTCTTGTACTTGCACTCCTTGCCGTTGTAGGTGATCGTTCCGGAATAGGACCCGTAGGGGTAGACGCCGGACAGCACGTTCATCAGTGTGGATTTTCCGGCTCCGTTCTCGCCGCAGATCGCGTGGATCTCGCCGCGCCCCACCGTCAGATCCACGCCCGACAGCGCCTTGACCGGGCCGAACGTCTTGACGATGTTGTTCATCGTCAGAATCGTGTCGTTATGTGGCATGACCTGCTCCTTCCGCACGGGATGCCGCGTCAGCGGACGTCCTCGCCTTTCGTGAGCTTGTCAAACCGTTCCTGCGTGATGTATTTCGCCTTGACCAGCTCATCGAGATTCTCTCCGGTGATGTTCTGAGGGTTGAGCAGCTTGGATGGCACGTCGACGACATTGTTATTGAATTTGCCGTTGATGCCGGTGACCTGCTTGCCTTCGGCGATTTCGATGATCATGTCGTACACCGCATCCGCGAGCTTGTTGACATCCTTGAACACCGTTTCGCCTTGCTTGCCGGCTGCGATGTTCGACACCGCGATCTCCATCGCGTCCTGACCGGTGATCGGAGGCCAGCTCTCAGTGCCCGGCTGCATGTCGGGTCTCTTCGATTCGATTGCGTTGATGACGCCCTGTGCAATGCCGTCGTATGGGGTCAGCACCGCGTCGAGCTTGCGTCCGCTGGCGTAGGTGGAGTCGAGGATCGATTCCATGTCTTTCTGTGCCTGCTCGGTCTTCCACGACTGCACCGAGATCTTCTGCCAGTCGTCCACCTTGAAGTCCTTTGTGACGCCGCCACCGTGCTTGGAGGGGTTCACGAGCACACCTTTGGCGAAGTATGGCTGCAGCACTTCCCAGGCGCCCTTGAAGAAGTATTTCGCATTGTTGTCGTCGGGCGAACCGGTGAACAGTTCCATGTTGAACGGGCCCTTCTGGCCGTCGTTGAGCCCGAGCTGGTCGACAAGGTATTCTGCCTCGAGTTTGCCCACCTGTTCGAGCTGGAATGTGGCGTAGTAGTTGACGGCATCGGTGTTCATGATCAGTCGGTCGTATGCAATCACCGTCGCGCCGGCATCCCTGGCCTTCTCGACGGCCGGTCCGACCGCCGAACCGTCCTTCGAGGCGACGACGAGGATCTTCGCGTTCTGGTTCACCATGTTCTCGATGTCGGCATTCTGCTGTGCCGGCTTGTCGTCGGCGAAGTTCAGCACGACCTTGTAGCCGGCCTTCTCGAGCTTGTCTTTGAGGTTGTTGCCGTCTTTGTTCCAGCGTTCCTCGGATTTCGTGGGCATTGAGATGCCTATGGTAGCGCCTTTTTCGAGCTTCTGCGTGCCGCCGGTCTGTTCGAAACCGGCACGGGTGGAGCTGCACGCCCCGAGACCCGCGCATATCGCAATGGCGCTGATGAGGGCTATGATCCTTTTGGTGCTCTTCATCATCTGCTCCATCTCCTTTGACGGAATGTGATTGGTGGCTTCATCGCCGCGATCTCGTTGAGATCTAGTTCCATATCATACGATGTTGAGTTAAGTTGTCAAACTCAACATGGCGTGTTGTGTCGTTTTGAGTTCAGGCAATAAATCCAAAACGATGTTTTCGCCATCATTTTGTGGCATTTCTCACCGATTTGCTTCGATTTCGAGGGTTTTGGATTTATGCTGTTAGATATGGCAGGACGATTCTCGAAGAAGAAGCTTGGCTCCCAAAGCTCCCTCCGCGAGGCGAATCGCGCCAATTTGCTGGAATCGATCCACAAATTCGGGGCGATGACGCAAGTCGAGCTCGCCGAAATCATGGGCGTGTCGACCGCTACGATCTCGGCGCTCGTGCATCAATTGGTGGATGAGGGGCAGCTGGAGACGCAGGGCACCGTGCGCAACGGGCGACGTGCCCAGTTGGTGACGCTCGCGCACCATCAGGGACTTGCGGCCGGGGTGCCCATCACACGACGTGGATTGCGCGTTGTGCTGTGCGACGATACGCGTACCCCGTTTGCAGACCACTACTATCCGTTGCCCCAACGGCATCTGCCCGACACGACCCTGGACGTGGTGATTCGCCTCATCCGCGAATCCCTGGACCAGATGGGAGCGCAGCCCAGCGAGCTGTTCGCCATCGGGGTGGCCTTGGGTGCCCCCGTCGATTCGCGCTCACACATGCTTGCCGTGCCCGGATTGCTCCCCGGCTGGGAGGAGGTGGACGTCGGCGCCGTGCTGGAATCGGCGTTCGGCGTGCCTGTGCTGGTGGACAACGATGCGAATCTGAGCGCCTTCTGCGAGGCGCGTGTGGGAGCCGGTGCGGGCATTGAGGACTTCGTGTATGTGAACGCAAGCGACGGTGTCGGGGCCGGCATCGTGGAAGGGGGAGAGATTCGCCGTGGGATTACCGGATTGGCAGGGGAGATCGGCCATATTCAGGTGGACCCGCTCGGATCGATCTGCCAATGCGGAAATCGCGGTTGCCTGAACACCGTGGTCGATGAGCAGCGATTGACCTCGCTGTTGGCGGTCACCCACGGCAATCTCACATTGAACGATCTCGTGGCCAAGGCGAATGAGGGCGACCCGGGTTGCCGCCGTGTGATTGCCGACGCGGCGGTGCGCATTGGCAACGTGACCTCGACGCTGTGCATCTCGGTCGACCCCGAACTCGTCGTTGTTGGCGGCGAGTTGGCGAGGGCCGGCGACGTGTTTCTCGAACCGTTCCGGGAATCCCTGCAGCGCCTGCTGTTCCCGGATGCCCTGACGCCGATCTCGGTGCTTGAGGCGAAGATGCCGAAAATCAGCGCCGCTTTGGGGGCGGGGATTCTGGCGATGGAGGGGGTGGAGCGTGCGTCGATCAACGGTGGAACGCAGTCCGAAGGATAATCTGGAAGGCGGAGAGCTCGCACGGGAATGGGGAAGGCAATGAGTGTTCAGTCGACGTTGATTGAACTGCATGGCGTAACGAAGAAGTACGGGAACGTGGAAGCGTTGCGGGAGGTCAGCCTCGCGGTGCGGAGGCGGCAGATCGTTGCGATAGTGGGAGACAACGGCGCCGGCAAATCGACATTGGTGCATGTCATCGCCGGACTCGAGCAGCCGGATTCCGGCAGCATAACGATATGCGGCAGGCAAGTGCGTATAGACGGTATCGCGAAGGCGGCCGAGCTCGGCATAGCATCTGCGTTCCAGCAGCCCGAGTTCTGCGAGAATCTGGATGTCTCGGCGAATATTTTCCTCGGGCAGGAGCTGCGGCGAGGCATTGCTGCGCGCGATGACACCGGCATGTACGACAAAGCGCGCGAAGTGCTCAACACGCTATCCACGCCGGTGCGCGCCAGCCAAAGCATATCCTCCCTTTCGGGAGGGCAGCGGCAGACCGTGGCGATTGCGCGCACGCTGCTCAATGATCCGAGTCTGGTCGTACTTGACGAGCCGACGGCGTCGCTGTCGGTGACGCAGACCGCCGAGGTGCTCGAATACATCACCGAGTTGAGATCGGCGAATCGCAGCGTCATCATGGTCTGCCATGATCTGCCGAACGTGTTCGCAATCGCGGATCGCATCGTCGTGATGCGACACGGGGAGATCCGGGCCGTGCACAACACGTCGGAGACCTCCTACGAAGAGGTCATCGCGGAGATCTCCGGTGTGGACAGGCCCCGCACCCCGCTGCCTCGGTTGCGTGAACGGGCGTCGCGCACGCGAACACAGGTCGGTCGTGAGCCGCGCTCGCGCCCGTCACGAGGAGGGGACCACGATGGAACCATTGCGTGAAAGAAGTGAGCCATTGCGTAAAAAGAGACACTCCTCGGACGTATATGTCCCTTATTACGCAGATTTGTTGCGCAGATTGAATACGCAATCCGCGCATTCGAGCTTCTCTCAATCTTGCGTAATTGGAGACAAATCACAGCTGATTTTGTCTCTTTTTACGCAGGATGAGAAGCAAGAAGCAATGAAGTAAGAAGGAAAAGAAAGGAAGGGAATGGCATGGGTGCAGCGGAAATCGTAGTCACCGTGGTGGCGACAATCGCATGCCTGGGCATGGGCGTGTTTCTGGGGTCATTGCCGTTCAAGCGAGACGAACTGACGGAATGGCATGTCAAATACCAACAGCTATGCGGCGTGCTCGCCTGCGGCATCGTGATCATTCTGATGCTGCTCGGCTATGATCTGGCATCGTGGCTCGCAATTGCGGCTCTCGCAGTGGGTGTGGCGGTGAGTCGCATTCCGGTGGTTCGGCGAGGCTTGCTGGCGCGTTTCCCCGAGCTGCATCCGGCCGAACGGCAGTCGCCGTTGCGCAAGGGCGCGTCAAAGAAGCGCCGGTCATAGACTGGTTGACGAGCGCTCCACCAAGGTGAAATCGGATGTGTATACGCGTTTCGCGCCATCGTACCCTTGAATGCGTTCGATGAGCATGTCCACCGCGTGCCGCGCGTAGCTGTCGATATGCGGGTCGATTGTCGTCAGAGACGGGTTCGCATACGTCGCCTCCGGTACATTGTCGAAACCCACCACCTGCACATCGTCGGGTACGCGGATTCCCCGTACCTGCAATTGATGCAACGCTCCCAGCGCCATCGCGTCATTGAGACAGATGATGGCGTCCGGTCGCACGCCTTGGTCCATCATCAGATTCGTTGCGCGAACGCCGCTGTCGCTCGTCAATAAGCCACCTGAGAACAGCATGTCCATGCGGGCCTCGATGCCATGCTCCTCGTATGCCTGCATATACCCTTGCACGCGGAGTTCCTGCGTACCCTCGGTGGCTTGTCGGTAATGCCTTGCGCCGAGCGAGCCGTCTGCGCCGAACAGCGCGATGGAACGGTACCCGGAATCAAGCAGGCGATTGGTGGTGTATCGCATCGCCTCCACGTTCGGCATGGTGACCTGATCCACCTTGCCATAGGCGTCCCAGTCGCCGGTGAGCACCAGAGGATAGCTTTGGTCGAGCATCTTGCTGTGTTGTCCCATTGCATGATCGGCGAAGACGATCCACCCGTCTGCGGCCAGATTATTCGCCTGTCGCATCGCCCGTGCCAGGCCGTGCTCATTCTGGCCGTAGGTGTTTATGATGACCCCGTAATGATGCTCCCGCGCGCAGACGATGATCTGATCGGCCAGATACGAGGCGAATGGCTGGGAGAAATCGAAGATGGCCAATCCGAGCAACCCGGTTGTGCCGGTTTTCAGTGAACGTGCCGAGAGGTTGATCGTGTAGTTCAGCTTGTCCATTGCCTCAAGCACGCGTCCACGTGTCGATTCACGCATGCTGCCGGTGCCGTTGATCACGTTCGAGACTGTTTTGAACGATACGCCGGCCTCGGCCGCGACATCCTTGATGGTCACGCCTTTTGCCATGGTCGGTCTCCGATGCGCCTTGCTGTTTACCTATGCATTGCCTATCGCCTTGAATCGTATCACTATGCACGTTGCCGGGGATGCCGGTGGCCCAGACCGACGGTCCGGGCCGTTGTGTCAGCGCAGATGGATTGCGGTCCAACTCACCGGCGGAAGGGTCACGGTGACCATGCCATCCTGGATGGAGGCGGTGTCGTTGGGGTGGGGCACCACGCGATCCTGATGGTTCACGGTGTTTGTGGCCAGCATGTCGTCATCGTGCAACGTTCTCACATCAAGCTCGGTAGGCGTGAAACCTTCCGGCAACTTGATCTCGAAGTCGCATCCATCGTCCAGCGAACGGTTGGTGACAAACACGGAGACCGAGCCGTCTTTGCCTCGCACGGCCACGGCATTCGTGGAGTTCACGTTGCCATAGCGGTTGGTGTGGTACTGGGCGGACTCGATCTTGGGCTCCAGCACATCGCCGCCCTTGGCCCAGGCTGCGGTGAGGGAGAACGGGTAGAAGGTGGTTTGGCGCCAAGCGGGCCCATTCGGCTCGGTCATGATGGGGGCGATGACGTTGACGAGCTGAGCGAGTGATGCCGCATGCACACGATCTGCGTTTTGCAGCAATGTGATGAGGAGGTCACCCACCACCACGGCATCGGCCACGGTGTAGACGTCCTCGAGCAGCCGAGGGGCTACGGGCCAGTTGCCTATGCCTTCCGGGTTCTTGCTGGGTTCCTCCTCTTGGTACCACACATTCCACTCATCGAAGGAAATGTACACGTTGTGGTCGCTCTTGAGTCGCGACTTCGTGGCGTCGATGGCGGCGCCCACATCCTTGATGAATCCATCCATATCCACGCCGGAGGCGAGGAACGACGCCATGTCGCGCGAGCCGTTCTCCATCAGCTGCGGGAAATAGTAGGCATGTGCTGAAACGAAATCCACCTTGTCGAAGGTGTGCTCGAGCACGGTCTCCTCCCATTTGCCGAAAGAGTCCATCGTATGGCTCGATGAACCACAGACGACCAGCTCAAGATCGGGGTCTAACATGCGCATGCCTGCCGCCACCGAGGCCGCGAGCTTGCCGTAGTCCTCGGCGTCCTTGTGCCCGAGCTGCCAAGGGCCGTCCATTTCATTGCCCAAGCACCACATGCGGATGTCGAACGGGTTATCGGCGCCGTTGCGAATACGTTCCTCCGAGCGGGCAGTGCCTTCCGGAACGTTCGCATATTCAAGCAGATCCAGTGCTTCTGGCAATCCGCGGGTGCCGAGATTGACGGCTTCCATCAACTCGTTGCCGCCGGTCTTATTCAGCCATGAGACCATTTCGTGCAGCCCGAACTGATTCGTTTCGGTGGAATGCCAAGCCAGATCAAGGCGACGAGGTCGGTTCTCCTTTGGGCCAATGCCATCTTCCCATCGATAGCCTGACACAAAGTTGCCGCCGGGGTAGCGGATGGTGGTGGCACCGAGTTCCTTGACCAGATCGATGACGTCTTGGCGGAACCCCTCGGCATCGGCAGTGGGATGCCCCGGTTCATAGATGCCGGTGTATACGCAGCGTCCCAGATGCTCGACAAATGAGCCGAACACACGGTCGTGCACCGGGCCGACCCTGAATTCGTCATCTACCACGAGTCTGGCATGTGCTGGGGTATGCTCGGCCATATTGCCTCCTGTTCCTCGGTGTCGCACTAAGTACAACGTTG includes:
- a CDS encoding LacI family DNA-binding transcriptional regulator; translation: MAEHRGARRPSIFEVAKLAGVSHQTVSRVINHSPNVAEATRAKVEHAIAELGYHPSNSARSLASNRTRTVGMIAGGQRFYGPVSALASIEATARAHGMFVSVAMVHEAECTQREFDDLCGMFMQQGVDAFIFLTPTDEMFKVACKSQVSQPCVIITSSHGGVSVSEGLRMFNARQRRRVSLVGIDQWVGMASVMRLIRKYGHRNVLFFAGPGQWRDASTRLMAWNKLCAQNNVNSVTVQCGDWESADAYRRMNHILDNIGSNGGRLPTCAVCSNDVMAIGVIRALLEHGVRVPDDMSVTGFDDMPGMSNLYPPLTTVRQDFDDLGTMAMKEALFLMGEEAEPGYPNSQHGVGLVSADLIVRQSVRAAPRR
- the mmsB gene encoding multiple monosaccharide ABC transporter permease, translated to MTTANATPAPAKAPAPKKDAKGNGVLSTLANNSKQYGIVGALIVIVLVFQFLTDGVLLKPNSFVSLIQQNAYVIILAIGMVMVIIATHIDLSVGSIVAFVGGVCAILMERQGVNWMLAILISLLVGLVIGCWQGFWVAYVGIPGFITTLAGMLIFRGLATVIVGESVPVTSPEFRGIARNYLPNILGWWGPFDGLTIVVGIICIALYAWSLLRRRAKVAKAGLNPEPMALTVTKIVIATLLIGFVTYLLALSGNATQGGIPIMLVILAVLVFIYNFILTKTVFGRHVYAVGGNRKAAILSGINTKRVDFTLFVHMGFLSAVAAVCVLSRLASATAQAGMEFEMDAIAACFIGGTAVTGGVGTIPGAVVGALVMGVINQGLSIMGVDTAIVKTIKGLVLLGAVAVDIMTKRKKS
- a CDS encoding sugar ABC transporter ATP-binding protein, encoding MPHNDTILTMNNIVKTFGPVKALSGVDLTVGRGEIHAICGENGAGKSTLMNVLSGVYPYGSYSGTITYNGKECKYKTINDSEADGIVIIHQELALSPFLSIAENIFIGNEQATHGMIDWDETRAKAKALLEKVGLPEDPDTKIMDIGVGKQQLVEIAKALSKDVKLLILDEPTAALNDEDSAHLLNLVRQLRDEQGVTSIIISHKLNEIADIADNVTIIRDGATVGEMFITPETPLDQDELIRKMVGRSLTNLYPYHESNAGGEEYLRIEDWTVHHPLDQNRVIVDHANINVHSGEIVGLAGLMGAGRTELAMSVFGKSYGSRISGKVFVKGKEVHLPNVQAAIDAGLAYATEDRKVYGLNLLQNIRENAALASLGKMSSHGIMDENGERTEVEEYRNDFHIKCSNIDVNVGTLSGGNQQKVVLAKWVISNPDILILDEPTRGIDVGAKYEIYEIINKLADEGKAIIVISSELPELIGICDRIYTVSQGVVTDNVNKNGFTQEYLMKGMTKEKEVVAS
- a CDS encoding sugar-binding protein, which encodes MKSTKRIIALISAIAICAGLGACSSTRAGFEQTGGTQKLEKGATIGISMPTKSEERWNKDGNNLKDKLEKAGYKVVLNFADDKPAQQNADIENMVNQNAKILVVASKDGSAVGPAVEKARDAGATVIAYDRLIMNTDAVNYYATFQLEQVGKLEAEYLVDQLGLNDGQKGPFNMELFTGSPDDNNAKYFFKGAWEVLQPYFAKGVLVNPSKHGGGVTKDFKVDDWQKISVQSWKTEQAQKDMESILDSTYASGRKLDAVLTPYDGIAQGVINAIESKRPDMQPGTESWPPITGQDAMEIAVSNIAAGKQGETVFKDVNKLADAVYDMIIEIAEGKQVTGINGKFNNNVVDVPSKLLNPQNITGENLDELVKAKYITQERFDKLTKGEDVR
- a CDS encoding ROK family transcriptional regulator; amino-acid sequence: MAGRFSKKKLGSQSSLREANRANLLESIHKFGAMTQVELAEIMGVSTATISALVHQLVDEGQLETQGTVRNGRRAQLVTLAHHQGLAAGVPITRRGLRVVLCDDTRTPFADHYYPLPQRHLPDTTLDVVIRLIRESLDQMGAQPSELFAIGVALGAPVDSRSHMLAVPGLLPGWEEVDVGAVLESAFGVPVLVDNDANLSAFCEARVGAGAGIEDFVYVNASDGVGAGIVEGGEIRRGITGLAGEIGHIQVDPLGSICQCGNRGCLNTVVDEQRLTSLLAVTHGNLTLNDLVAKANEGDPGCRRVIADAAVRIGNVTSTLCISVDPELVVVGGELARAGDVFLEPFRESLQRLLFPDALTPISVLEAKMPKISAALGAGILAMEGVERASINGGTQSEG
- a CDS encoding ATP-binding cassette domain-containing protein codes for the protein MSVQSTLIELHGVTKKYGNVEALREVSLAVRRRQIVAIVGDNGAGKSTLVHVIAGLEQPDSGSITICGRQVRIDGIAKAAELGIASAFQQPEFCENLDVSANIFLGQELRRGIAARDDTGMYDKAREVLNTLSTPVRASQSISSLSGGQRQTVAIARTLLNDPSLVVLDEPTASLSVTQTAEVLEYITELRSANRSVIMVCHDLPNVFAIADRIVVMRHGEIRAVHNTSETSYEEVIAEISGVDRPRTPLPRLRERASRTRTQVGREPRSRPSRGGDHDGTIA
- a CDS encoding LacI family DNA-binding transcriptional regulator yields the protein MAKGVTIKDVAAEAGVSFKTVSNVINGTGSMRESTRGRVLEAMDKLNYTINLSARSLKTGTTGLLGLAIFDFSQPFASYLADQIIVCAREHHYGVIINTYGQNEHGLARAMRQANNLAADGWIVFADHAMGQHSKMLDQSYPLVLTGDWDAYGKVDQVTMPNVEAMRYTTNRLLDSGYRSIALFGADGSLGARHYRQATEGTQELRVQGYMQAYEEHGIEARMDMLFSGGLLTSDSGVRATNLMMDQGVRPDAIICLNDAMALGALHQLQVRGIRVPDDVQVVGFDNVPEATYANPSLTTIDPHIDSYARHAVDMLIERIQGYDGAKRVYTSDFTLVERSSTSL
- a CDS encoding alpha-N-arabinofuranosidase, with product MAEHTPAHARLVVDDEFRVGPVHDRVFGSFVEHLGRCVYTGIYEPGHPTADAEGFRQDVIDLVKELGATTIRYPGGNFVSGYRWEDGIGPKENRPRRLDLAWHSTETNQFGLHEMVSWLNKTGGNELMEAVNLGTRGLPEALDLLEYANVPEGTARSEERIRNGADNPFDIRMWCLGNEMDGPWQLGHKDAEDYGKLAASVAAGMRMLDPDLELVVCGSSSHTMDSFGKWEETVLEHTFDKVDFVSAHAYYFPQLMENGSRDMASFLASGVDMDGFIKDVGAAIDATKSRLKSDHNVYISFDEWNVWYQEEEPSKNPEGIGNWPVAPRLLEDVYTVADAVVVGDLLITLLQNADRVHAASLAQLVNVIAPIMTEPNGPAWRQTTFYPFSLTAAWAKGGDVLEPKIESAQYHTNRYGNVNSTNAVAVRGKDGSVSVFVTNRSLDDGCDFEIKLPEGFTPTELDVRTLHDDDMLATNTVNHQDRVVPHPNDTASIQDGMVTVTLPPVSWTAIHLR